The Meriones unguiculatus strain TT.TT164.6M chromosome 9, Bangor_MerUng_6.1, whole genome shotgun sequence genome window below encodes:
- the LOC110553656 gene encoding E3 ubiquitin-protein ligase TRIM52-like has product MAAPKGPPSPMQSLREEAVCAICLDYFKDPVSIGCGHNFCRGCVTQLWGKDDEPDREQPTAGAHVIRQVLYHRNVEQEAFQHRAHAGRWVGDSHRRHRGNADSVWDDEEEDLNSLQGLVRDLRGGVFPEDERGEHHHNGHHYHHYGRYRHRHLFHRGPPHPPVRRQLYLDAEVRSQPRPTPQVFSCPQCRRTFPSRSFRPNLQLANMVHIIRQICHTP; this is encoded by the coding sequence ATGGCAGCCCCTAAAGGGCCTCCCAGCCCTATGCAGTCACTTCGAGAAGAAGCAGTGTGCGCCATCTGTTTGGATTACTTTAAGGACCCTGTGTCCATCGGCTGTGGCCACAACTTCTGCCGAGGCTGTGTGACCCAGCTGTGGGGCAAGGACGATGAACCAGATCGTGAACAGCCGACTGCAGGGGCCCACGTCATCAGACAGGTTTTGTATCATAGGAACGTAGAACAGGAGGCGTTTCAGCACCGAGCACATGCTGGACGCTGGGTTGGTGATAGCCATAGAAGGCATCGGGGCAATGCAGACTCTGTGTGGGATGACGAGGAAGAAGACTTGAACAGTTTACAAGGATTGGTACGTGATCTGAGAGGTGGAGTTTTTCCTGAAGATGAGAGAGGAGAACACCACCACAATGGCCACCACTACCATCACTATGGCCGCTATCGCCACCGTCACCTCTTCCACCGTGGCCCACCACATCCACCTGTGCGACGCCAGCTTTATCTAGACGCTGAAGTACGTTCTCAGCCTCGTCCTACACCACAGGTATTCAGCTGCCCACAATGCCGAAGAACTTTCCCAAGTCGCAGTTTTCGCCCCAATCTGCAGCTGGCGAACATGGTCCATATAATTCGCCAGATTTGCCATACTCCATGA